One genomic window of Caldivirga maquilingensis IC-167 includes the following:
- the bgaS gene encoding beta-galactosidase BgaS: MIKFPSDFRFGFSTVGTQHEMGTPGSEFVSDWYVWLHDPENIASGLVSGDLPEHGPGYWDLYKQDHSIARDLGLDAAWITIEWARVFPKPTFDVKVKVDEDDGGNVVDVEVNESALEELRRLADLNAVNHYRGILSDWKERGGLLVINLYHWAMPTWLHDPIAVRKNGPDRAPSGWLDKRSVIEFTKFAAFIAHELGDLADMWYTMNEPGVVITEGYLYVKSGFPPGYLDLNSLATAGKHLIEAHARAYDAIKAYSRKPVGLVYSFADYQPLRQGDEEAVKEAKGLDYSFFDAPIKGELMGVTRDDLKGRLDWIGVNYYTRAVLRRRQDAGRASVAVVDGFGYSCEPGGVSNDRRPCSDFGWEIYPEGVYNVLMDLWRRYRMPMYITENGIADEHDKWRSWFIVSHLYQIHRAMEEGVDVRGYFHWNLIDNLEWAAGYRMRFGLVYVDYATKRRYFRPSALVMREVAKQKAIPDYLEHYIKPPRIE, translated from the coding sequence CGGCTTCTCCACAGTGGGTACTCAGCATGAGATGGGTACCCCTGGTTCTGAATTCGTAAGTGACTGGTATGTGTGGCTTCATGACCCTGAGAACATTGCTTCGGGCTTAGTTAGCGGTGATTTACCTGAACATGGGCCAGGTTACTGGGACTTGTATAAGCAGGACCACTCAATAGCTAGGGATCTTGGGCTTGATGCAGCATGGATAACTATTGAGTGGGCTAGGGTGTTCCCTAAGCCGACCTTTGACGTTAAGGTTAAGGTTGATGAGGATGATGGAGGTAACGTGGTTGACGTTGAGGTTAATGAATCAGCATTAGAGGAGTTACGCAGGCTAGCTGACTTAAATGCTGTTAATCACTATAGGGGGATTTTAAGTGATTGGAAGGAGAGGGGTGGTTTACTGGTGATTAACCTTTACCACTGGGCTATGCCTACGTGGCTTCATGACCCAATAGCCGTTAGGAAGAATGGACCTGATAGAGCCCCCTCCGGTTGGCTTGATAAGAGATCCGTTATTGAGTTCACTAAGTTCGCAGCCTTCATAGCCCATGAGTTAGGTGACTTAGCTGACATGTGGTATACGATGAATGAACCTGGGGTAGTGATAACTGAGGGTTACCTTTACGTTAAGTCAGGCTTCCCACCAGGTTACCTGGACTTAAACTCCCTAGCCACTGCGGGTAAGCATTTAATTGAGGCTCATGCCAGAGCCTACGACGCCATTAAAGCCTACTCAAGGAAACCAGTGGGCCTAGTCTACTCCTTCGCAGACTATCAGCCGCTTAGGCAGGGTGATGAGGAGGCTGTTAAGGAGGCTAAGGGACTTGACTACTCATTCTTCGACGCTCCAATTAAGGGTGAATTAATGGGGGTTACTAGGGATGACTTGAAGGGTAGGCTTGACTGGATTGGGGTAAACTACTACACTAGGGCCGTATTGAGGAGGAGGCAGGATGCTGGTCGGGCATCAGTAGCCGTGGTGGATGGATTCGGCTACTCCTGTGAACCTGGAGGCGTATCTAATGATAGGAGACCATGCAGTGACTTCGGCTGGGAAATATACCCTGAGGGTGTTTACAATGTCTTAATGGACCTATGGAGGAGGTATAGGATGCCCATGTACATCACTGAGAACGGTATAGCTGATGAGCATGATAAGTGGAGGTCATGGTTCATAGTATCGCACCTGTATCAAATTCACAGGGCCATGGAGGAGGGGGTGGATGTTAGAGGGTACTTCCACTGGAACCTAATAGATAACTTGGAGTGGGCTGCAGGATATAGGATGAGGTTCGGCCTAGTTTACGTTGACTATGCAACCAAGAGGAGGTATTTTAGGCCAAGCGCCCTGGTTATGAGGGAGGTGGCTAAACAGAAGGCTATACCGGATTACTTAGAGCATTACATTAAACCACCTAGAATTGAATGA